The Setaria viridis chromosome 9, Setaria_viridis_v4.0, whole genome shotgun sequence sequence TAGACAAGTGATGAACACCTGGAAATTGGCAGTCCTGGTCAAAGCACCATATGAGTTTACAGGAAGATCTTCATGCAGTGTCGAAGTTATGCAATCTGATACAAAAAGCATACGGTTTATCCGATCATACGTCTTTGATCAACGAGAAAAAGAATCAGCATAGTGATCATTGTGATATTGTTGGATACAATTGATTGGCATTTCTTGTACATTGTTCGGAAACGAAGCAGTGATGATGACAACAAAAATGGTATTTGAAAATCAAACAGTGATCACAACAGCAAAATATGACACATATTATCTTTACATTCATATCAATCTTTGTGAATGATTTGAGCTACACTGTGtacttaattttttttgggaaGGAGAGGAAAGAAAATTAACAGGTCTTCTTGTGACAAGGAAGTACAAAGCAATGCAACGCATGGTGTTGAAGAGAGACCAAAACAAGGAAAAAATGGAAAATTgtattcaagaaaaaaagataTATAGAGGAAAATTAGATTCATATCTTCCTAGCACAGTTAAATCCTGGTCTTCTAATTTTGGCTCATCTAAATATCTTTTGACAATATACTACATATGTCCATACAGAACGCTGTCTCAAGTCTCAACTCAAGAAAATAACATGAAAATGAATACACAATTATTAAGTTCATGGAAACTGAGTTGTTGAGAAATTTCATTCAAATTAACTACTGCATAATTATCACTTCTAGATGCAAAGGGTGGAAAACTTCCAGATATTTTCGTCAGTAGATATCACCGCTGTCTTCAATTGTGCCCCAAGCTTACTGAACCAGCATAAAGCTTTGTACTGTATAGTACAAAATAAAGATGCATCCAACTATCCAAGCAGCTAAAAATAAAGCTAGTGCCAGTGCAAtctgaaaaataaaaatgcttACAAGCATCAAGATAAATATGTAAAGGCTATAAAGAACTTGTAAGCAAACTTAATTTTTCTCATGGCATCCACAAAGATTTTTCTTGTATCATAGTACTAGAACCAGAGTGCATAGGTACATTGCATATTTTTTAGGACCACAGTGCAGATAAGTACTAGAACTACTAATTGATAGCAAGGCCACTAATTTTTCCATTCAGTATGGTTGCAGTTGTCATTACTGCAACGCCAAGCTCGTTACCAGAATTTGCTTCCCAGTATCAACGGCACCGGGAAGCAAGCTTGGATATTATCTCCTTCACAAGAGCAGGGCAGCTTTTAGTCAGATGCTCAAATCCATCTGTTGCCATGACCTCCTCCAGCACATGATGAGATAGAAGGAACTCAATGCAAGCATCCTTGAGACCACGGCAGTTGTGCTGTTCAGCCAACACTAACGTGGTCGCGGCCGAGCTCACGTCTAGGTGCCTGCACAACTTATCCTCACAAATCAGTTTGAGCCTCTGCATGTCATACCTGTCCGCCGCTTCCAGCAGGTGCTGAGCCATGACGGACTCCTCTTGTTCCTCCATCTGCGGCAGCGAGTCGGTGTAGATGAAATGGAGCAAGGCCTTGAACACCTGAGGTAACATATCATCAATCTGGATGATGCAACCCCCTGTGGCAGTGCTCTCTTTCATTGCACCGCACAGCTCTGCCTTGAAGACCCGCGACCGGGCCGCGAGGAGAAACCTGTGCGCGCTGAATGCCTCGCCGGCGACTTGGAATGTGACGTCGGCGCCCTCTTTGCCCACGAGGAGATTGTTCAGATGCTGATCCAGGTCAGATGGTGGCACAGCGAGCGAAACAAGCGGTGATGCGGCAATCCTATCCTCCGTGCGGAGCTCGTCGGAAATAATGATGCCGCAGCTGATCGTGAAGCAGTCGTTGAAGAGGTGCTCCGACTTCTCCAAGAACTCCCTCCTAACCAAATCCGGGAAGCCGTACCCTGTGCCGTCGGGGGAAAAGGAAAACTCTTTCAGCCACGTGGAGTTGTTCAATGGCACCggtttccctgctcgatcgagCAAATCGAACCTGGCTCGCGCCATCACGGGCCCTCCGGGACTCTCGTCGAGGTGGAGGAAGACGGATATGAAATCGGCGTCCTTGGAGGACTGGCCGTTGGGGAAGTAGTGGATGCACCAGCGGTGACCCGCCGCACTGAAAGGGCGAGACTGGATGGATCTGCCGGTGGGGAGCTTATCCTTGGTGCACGAGTAGCCGTCGATGTGGAGAAGGTGGTGACCCGTGACCGTGCCCCCGACGATGGCCGAGGCGGAGCGGTGCTCGTTACCACCGAGCACGGCAGATCCCGGCGCTGGCATGGCGGCGGGGATGCGgaacggcggccggcgagggtttTGCCGCTTGGGCTGGTTTTGTGTTGGGGACACGAAGGGCTTTCTACGGCGAAGAAATGGGTCTTTGAGACGGGCCGCGTACCTGATCCACCACCGTTGCGAAGGCACAGATGGGCCGGGCTGCCCCAATCTAGGCCATTCCGCCAGCCCAAACAGTCTGACAGAGCGCCCGGTCACGTGAGTAGTTTATGAACTTCTGAAGCTTCAGATTCGTGCGGCTGATATCGTCCGTCCAATCCTGAATAGTGCCTTCttcttgcgccgccgcctccaaacCTTAGTGCTGCTGCCATTCGCTGACGTGTCCTCACACTAGCGAGAAGCCGAGGTcggaggggtgggggtgggcaGGAGCGGCTCGACGACGAGGTCGCCACCAGCCATGGGTGGTGGAGGAAGTGCCCCGAATTAGGAAAGTGCGGGATGGAAGGGCGGGCGGCCTGGCAGCTGTCGACCATGCTGGCGGAGGCAGTGGCAAGGGTGGATGAGCGTTGGGGAAGAAGGAGGTGGTGCGGATGGGCCCTACTAGGCTGTGGGCCTAAACCATGGTTCTTATCTGACTTCCACTAATTAGATAGGATAGGACCCCGTCATGTAGGACTGAGGGGCTGTTTGGCTATAGCTCTtcaagtttaacacccgtcgtATTatatgtttgatgctaattaggagtattaaatataagctaattataaaactaattgcacagatagagtataattcacgagacgaatctattaaacctaattaattcatgatttgacaatgtggtgctacagtaaccattgttaatgatggattaattaggtttaatagattcgtcttgtgaattagcacagggttctgcaattattttataattagctcatgtttagttctcctaattagcatccgaacatccgatgtgacactgttaaagtttagcatctcgtatccaaacaccccctgagcaTAAAGCCTTTGAGTAGGCTAAATAAATAAGTACACAATTTGAACATAGCATGAGTTGGATGCTCAATAATTTTCTTTTGAATCACTCTACAAAGCTTGTTTCAAATAAGCAGCCTAACCAAAACGCCCATTTATGGCACAAGAAGTTGAAACTAGATTATGCCCTCACGTCATCATAATAACGAGTATTATAGGAAACTATGCCATGCCTAAAAAACAAGAAGCACAGctggccccgtttggatacccatagcacctatcacattgtatgtttgatgctaattagaagtatttaacataagctaattacaaaactaattgcaatgatggagtctaattcgtgagacaaattagctcatgatttgacaatgtggtgctacagtaaccatttactaatgatggattaattaggcttaacagattcgtctcgcgaactagcataggggttctgcaattagttttataattagctcatgtttagtccttctaattagcattcggacatctgatatgacactgctaaagtttagcacctggtatccaaacatcccctaaataGTAGGTATCACTGCGGTTTCTGGATGAACCTTTGTTACCTCTTGTGTACATGCAAGATGCACATGATGGCTGACTGATGGAGCTTGATGCAATTCAGACTATTTATATTTGCTAGGTGGATCGTACTTACTGTTTCCAAGCTTCAATGCGCTAGCTGGTAACTTAGTGTGAGATTATGATATCCTTTTCCAAGTCAGCGATTTTTTTTGCACAAGTAGCTTCAGTATTAGTGAACTGACTGAATCTGCTACATAGGGTGTGATTGGTTGCTCGCACATACCCAGAACCGGGCTCCCCGCGTGCAACTAAGGCCTGATTGATTACCTGGGCCTTTCGCTGGGCCTGGTTCGCGGGTGCAAAAACACCCTCAGAGCCTGGCTCCCGTGGTGCGGACGATTCGACCTTCTCCCCAGAGCCAGGCtccgcgggtgcggcggcgcgtgcaaggcgagcgcgcggcgggcgaaAAAGCTTCCGCGCGTGCACGCGGGAAGCTTTGGCGCCTTCGCTAGGGTTACCGGGCGATTTCGCGCCATTCCGCGGGCATAAATGGTGACCCcgacccttccccttccccttccctctcgCGCAGATTTGTTCCTCCACCGGCGGCTCGCAGGTTAGGGTTGGACCCTTGTCCCCATTCGTTATTGTTTTTGATCTCCGGAGACCTGATCTACCACCCCATGGGTTTTCTTTGGTTCGCAGGTTGAAGTTGTTGACGGATCTGTTGGCAAGGCAAGTTTTTTGCATCCTTTGTTCGGATTTCATCAAAATCATAACCCTAGGGTTCGATGATCCCACTGACCGGTGCTTTTCTTATGTGACACACGCAGGCCCCCACTGGATCTGAGTTCTTCGGTTGTTCCTAGGTACGATTCTTGAGTTTAAGGACCCGATCTGATTTCTTTGCTGGTTCGTATGTACGATTTTTAAGTTTCCGCACCCGATCTGAGATATTAGGTTCGGTTCTGAgtgatttcttatttttttggtTGCTAGGTTTGCCGATCAGACTCCCCCTCTTCCAGACGCCGCCGATCTGTTCGTGGTTCGGTTGCGGATCTGAGTTCTCCGTCCTCTCACACGCTGTTCTCCCTGTTGCTGTTGTTGCGGTAAAATATCCTAGCCCTTGCCCCTCTGTGCATGCGCATGTTATCCTAAAACCATGTTGTCGATGGTTACTATGTGGTTGAAATGATGGCTACCAGTGTTGTTTGATATGTGAGCatactctgagcacacttgttcatgatgttgatGCGTGTATATGGATATGAGCATGTTTTCCATGTGAATGATATGTTTTTAGATTGgtctgagcattgttgttcatgtcAATGATGTCTTTATGTTGATCTTATTATTGttgtccatgtcaatgatgtTTTACAATAGTGATCTGAGGCATGTTGTCCATGTCAGTGATGTTTTCATATATTGATCTGAGCTTTGttgtccatgtcaatgatgtGTTTAGATATTGATCTCAGCCTTGTTGTCCATGCCAGTGATGTGTTTACATATTGATATGAGCTTCTGTTGTCCATGCTAGTGATGTGTTTATACATTTATTTGAGCTTCTGTTGTCCATGCCAATGATTTGTTTATATATTGATCTGAGGTTCTGTTGCCCATGTCAGTGACCCTTGTTTTGCATGTTATTCATATAGATGGCTCTTGAAGACAAGAGACACATGCTTATTATTCATGCAGCTGCTCTAGTGGCTGCCATGTATGCATTCTTCCTGAATAGGCTTAGGATGGCTAAACCCTCACGTCCTCAAATTAGTTATGCCCCAATGAGTGCTATGGATGAGGAAAGGCAAAAAAACTTGGACAGAATTTATAACTGTAATGATGTAGAGTGTGTAAACATGCTTCACATGAGAAGAGCCCCTTTCTTTAGGCTATGTAATTTGCTTAGGGGCAGGGACTTGCTTAGAGATACCATACATAGCAGTGTAGAAGAGCAACTTGCTATGTTTCTCCATGTTGTTGGGCATAACCAAAGGTTTAGAGTT is a genomic window containing:
- the LOC117837901 gene encoding BTB/POZ and MATH domain-containing protein 2, with the protein product MPAPGSAVLGGNEHRSASAIVGGTVTGHHLLHIDGYSCTKDKLPTGRSIQSRPFSAAGHRWCIHYFPNGQSSKDADFISVFLHLDESPGGPVMARARFDLLDRAGKPVPLNNSTWLKEFSFSPDGTGYGFPDLVRREFLEKSEHLFNDCFTISCGIIISDELRTEDRIAASPLVSLAVPPSDLDQHLNNLLVGKEGADVTFQVAGEAFSAHRFLLAARSRVFKAELCGAMKESTATGGCIIQIDDMLPQVFKALLHFIYTDSLPQMEEQEESVMAQHLLEAADRYDMQRLKLICEDKLCRHLDVSSAATTLVLAEQHNCRGLKDACIEFLLSHHVLEEVMATDGFEHLTKSCPALVKEIISKLASRCR